The Streptomyces camelliae genome window below encodes:
- a CDS encoding PucR family transcriptional regulator: MAREENGDRRDGERPRELSAGAAALAARCEPRVNELARRMAGDVFEQVRGYAELPADVKDVEIAATARHGMRLFLRRGSARPRPDALEHFQERAAQRAEEGMPLHLLLRTYTLGTKELFRALRETAGPGEQDALAELAEALFTAADRVVGAVTESYLDEQAALAAERHEQRRSLARALLDGRPVTGGPVPGGPALVLCLRFGDSAVTCGGSGSAVGVRRLVRRVQTALDRVFGMDVPALLDAGGGLAVVPGAVEPPTRMVELVREATGHEVRLAAARAAGTGDIPRAARLAGEVVRVAAACGRAPGLHRLDDVLLEYHLSRPSEGSDRIAALLDPLAGRPELVETLRTHLEERQDRRATARRLSLHPNSVDHRLARVQELTGVSLADPRDTALVLAALLLRETETETEADAGVTG, translated from the coding sequence ATGGCGCGGGAGGAAAACGGGGACCGGCGCGACGGCGAGCGTCCGCGGGAGCTGTCCGCCGGTGCGGCGGCGCTCGCCGCTCGGTGCGAGCCTCGGGTGAACGAGCTGGCCCGGCGCATGGCAGGCGACGTCTTCGAGCAGGTGCGCGGGTACGCGGAGCTGCCCGCCGATGTGAAGGACGTGGAGATCGCCGCGACGGCCCGGCACGGCATGCGACTGTTCCTGCGCCGGGGGTCCGCCCGGCCGCGGCCCGATGCGCTGGAGCACTTCCAGGAGCGCGCCGCCCAGCGCGCCGAGGAGGGGATGCCGCTGCACCTCCTGCTGCGCACCTACACCCTGGGTACGAAGGAGCTGTTCCGGGCGTTGCGGGAGACCGCCGGCCCCGGTGAGCAGGACGCCCTGGCGGAGCTCGCCGAGGCGCTGTTCACCGCGGCGGACCGGGTCGTGGGCGCCGTCACCGAGAGCTATCTCGACGAACAGGCGGCCCTCGCCGCCGAACGGCATGAACAGCGTCGCTCGCTCGCCCGCGCCCTGCTGGACGGCCGGCCGGTCACCGGCGGACCCGTGCCGGGCGGGCCCGCACTGGTGTTGTGCCTGCGCTTCGGCGACTCGGCAGTCACGTGCGGTGGTTCGGGTTCCGCGGTCGGGGTACGGCGGCTGGTGCGGCGTGTTCAGACGGCGCTGGACCGGGTCTTCGGGATGGACGTGCCCGCTCTGCTGGACGCCGGCGGCGGCCTGGCCGTCGTACCGGGAGCAGTCGAACCACCCACCCGGATGGTGGAGTTGGTGCGCGAGGCGACCGGGCATGAGGTACGGCTGGCCGCGGCCCGCGCTGCGGGGACCGGTGACATACCGCGCGCGGCACGGCTGGCCGGGGAGGTGGTCCGGGTCGCGGCCGCGTGTGGCCGGGCGCCCGGTCTGCACCGGCTGGACGACGTGCTGCTGGAGTACCACCTGTCCCGGCCGAGCGAGGGCAGCGACCGGATCGCCGCCCTGCTCGACCCCTTGGCCGGCCGGCCCGAACTGGTCGAGACGCTGCGCACGCATCTGGAGGAGCGCCAGGACCGCCGGGCCACGGCCCGTCGGCTCAGTCTGCACCCCAACTCCGTCGACCACCGGCTCGCCCGTGTCCAGGAGCTGACCGGTGTCAGCCTGGCCGACCCTCGGGACACCGCCCTGGTCCTCGCGGCCCTGTTGCTGCGGGAGACGGAGACAGAGACAGAGGCGGACGCAGGCGTCACGGGGTGA
- a CDS encoding nuclear transport factor 2 family protein produces the protein MTSTDPRAVVIRYVEAVRDGDADVIHDSFAEDATWHYPGDLPISKVWHGRDRIIGEFLGSMGPILVPGTLEIELISTIAEGDRVVAEWTSKARTVYGGVYDNRCLGIYTVRDGRITSVVEYADTRHVAATLFPGHDAE, from the coding sequence ATGACCAGCACCGACCCCAGGGCCGTCGTCATCCGCTACGTCGAGGCCGTCCGTGACGGCGACGCGGACGTCATCCACGACAGCTTCGCCGAGGACGCCACCTGGCACTACCCGGGCGATCTGCCCATCTCCAAGGTGTGGCACGGACGGGACCGGATCATCGGCGAGTTCCTCGGCAGCATGGGACCGATCCTCGTGCCCGGCACCCTGGAGATCGAGCTGATCAGCACGATCGCCGAGGGCGACCGCGTGGTGGCGGAATGGACCTCCAAGGCCAGGACCGTGTACGGCGGCGTCTACGACAACCGATGCCTCGGCATCTACACCGTCCGCGACGGCAGGATCACCTCGGTCGTCGAATACGCGGACACCCGCCATGTGGCCGCGACCCTGTTCCCGGGCCACGACGCCGAGTGA
- a CDS encoding LysR family transcriptional regulator: MDLDLALVRAFVTTAGTLHFGRAAEELGTSQQALSKRIARLEELLGVRLFERQGGVRLSAAGEQFVPAAREALAAGERAVAAVTGTGAAVRIDTWGHLYAPMRTVAAAVQASDPVRWEPGPGRDWPSVAQALLRGDTDLGFGRVHPLPDGREAGLTQRLVRLEPVDVVLGPSHPLAGADALRPADLRDGVLWSPAELSRLDFLRRFADEFRITRRHDGPNLGLDHLLQHIRADREGFTLFPADAPLPDHAGLRSIPLADPTPLYAWSLAWSDSCRHPLLDTLLRGFAETARARRWLEYSPQRDWLPDTDHAKLASSQAIGGSPFIGRQQP; this comes from the coding sequence ATGGATCTCGACCTCGCCCTGGTCCGCGCCTTCGTCACCACGGCCGGCACGCTGCACTTCGGGCGTGCCGCCGAGGAGCTCGGCACCAGCCAGCAGGCGCTGTCCAAGCGCATCGCCCGGCTGGAGGAGCTGCTCGGCGTCCGGCTCTTCGAGCGCCAGGGCGGCGTCCGGTTGAGCGCGGCGGGCGAGCAGTTCGTGCCGGCCGCGCGTGAGGCGCTCGCGGCCGGCGAACGCGCGGTCGCGGCGGTGACGGGCACCGGCGCGGCCGTACGGATCGACACGTGGGGGCATCTGTACGCGCCGATGCGCACCGTCGCCGCCGCCGTCCAGGCCTCCGATCCGGTGCGGTGGGAGCCGGGCCCGGGACGTGACTGGCCGTCAGTGGCCCAGGCACTGCTGCGCGGTGACACGGACCTGGGATTCGGCCGGGTGCATCCGCTGCCGGACGGGCGGGAGGCGGGGCTGACCCAGCGGCTGGTGCGGCTGGAACCCGTCGACGTGGTGCTCGGTCCGTCTCACCCGCTGGCCGGTGCGGATGCGCTCCGGCCCGCCGATCTGCGTGACGGCGTCCTGTGGAGCCCGGCCGAACTGAGCCGCCTGGACTTCCTGCGCCGCTTCGCCGACGAGTTCCGCATCACCCGGCGGCACGACGGCCCCAACCTGGGCCTGGACCACCTCCTCCAGCACATCCGCGCCGACCGCGAAGGCTTCACGCTCTTCCCCGCCGACGCGCCGCTGCCGGACCACGCGGGCCTGCGCAGCATCCCGTTGGCGGACCCGACCCCGCTGTACGCCTGGTCGCTGGCCTGGTCCGACTCCTGCCGTCACCCGCTGCTGGACACCCTGCTGCGCGGCTTCGCCGAGACCGCCCGCGCCCGCCGCTGGCTGGAGTACTCCCCACAGCGCGACTGGCTCCCCGACACCGATCACGCGAAACTGGCGTCGAGTCAGGCGATCGGCGGCTCACCATTCATCGGGCGGCAGCAGCCGTAG
- a CDS encoding sulfurtransferase TusA family protein has protein sequence MTTTSGDAALTVDGTGLLCLTPLTRPRKGTDNAPPGTVVRVIATDPAAPLDLPAWCHMTGHHYLGPVPGTGRPASALWLATGARPTRPDAPWHRSGDDGSAVVS, from the coding sequence TTGACGACGACGAGCGGGGACGCCGCCCTCACCGTCGACGGCACCGGCCTGCTCTGCCTCACCCCCCTGACGCGTCCGCGCAAAGGCACCGACAATGCCCCGCCGGGTACGGTCGTCCGCGTCATCGCCACCGACCCTGCGGCCCCGCTCGATCTGCCCGCCTGGTGCCACATGACCGGACACCACTACCTCGGCCCCGTGCCCGGCACCGGCCGTCCGGCCTCCGCGCTATGGCTCGCAACCGGCGCCCGACCCACCCGCCCCGACGCGCCCTGGCACCGCTCCGGCGACGACGGCAGTGCGGTCGTCTCGTAG
- a CDS encoding MFS transporter: MPSGLLALALGGFGIGLTEFLIAGLLPQVASSFAVSEAAAGRLISGYALSVAIGAIALTAATTRLPRKSVLVGLVALFVIGNLLSAVAPGYPVMLLGRIVAALCHGSFFGIGSLVARDLVAPERKSRAVAVMFAGLTVANVLGVPFGALVGERWGWRAAFWAVTAIGVLALVGIAVLVPGRAGRTPPPTAPDGSGPLPATALRAQFRAFRSWQVWLTLAATALGYGGMFGAFSYIAYTFTEVSGFSPADVAWLLMVYGVGLVVGNLIGGRAADHDRDRALLLSLLALTVTLAVFGLLAGSATASVILVFLMGVSGFASVPGLITRVTDFAHGAALAASANVSASNVGNALGAWLGGLAITAGLGYTAPLYVGAGITLTSVVIMAVAARRAGSTSGDALRVGH; the protein is encoded by the coding sequence ATGCCGAGCGGCCTCCTCGCGCTCGCGCTCGGCGGTTTCGGGATCGGGCTGACCGAGTTCCTGATCGCCGGGCTGCTGCCGCAGGTGGCGTCGAGTTTCGCGGTGTCCGAGGCGGCGGCGGGCCGGCTGATCTCCGGGTACGCGCTCAGTGTGGCGATCGGCGCCATCGCGCTGACAGCGGCGACGACGCGGCTGCCCCGCAAGAGCGTGCTGGTCGGCCTGGTCGCGTTGTTCGTCATCGGCAACCTGTTGTCCGCCGTCGCGCCCGGCTATCCGGTGATGCTGCTCGGGCGGATCGTCGCGGCCCTGTGCCACGGCTCGTTCTTCGGGATCGGCTCACTGGTCGCGCGCGACCTGGTCGCGCCCGAGCGGAAGTCCCGCGCCGTGGCGGTCATGTTCGCCGGGCTGACCGTCGCGAACGTCCTGGGCGTGCCGTTCGGCGCGCTGGTCGGCGAGCGGTGGGGCTGGCGGGCGGCGTTCTGGGCGGTCACCGCGATCGGCGTGCTGGCGCTGGTGGGCATCGCCGTCCTCGTCCCCGGCCGGGCAGGCCGGACCCCGCCGCCGACGGCCCCGGACGGCTCGGGCCCGCTGCCGGCCACCGCCCTGCGAGCCCAGTTCCGCGCCTTCCGGTCCTGGCAGGTCTGGCTGACACTGGCGGCCACCGCGCTCGGCTATGGCGGGATGTTCGGCGCGTTCAGCTACATCGCCTACACCTTCACCGAGGTCAGCGGCTTCTCCCCCGCCGACGTCGCCTGGCTGCTGATGGTGTACGGCGTCGGTCTGGTCGTCGGCAACCTGATCGGCGGACGGGCCGCCGACCACGACCGCGACCGCGCCCTGCTCCTCTCCCTCCTCGCACTCACCGTCACCCTGGCCGTGTTCGGTCTGCTGGCCGGCAGCGCCACGGCGTCCGTGATCCTGGTGTTCCTGATGGGAGTGTCCGGGTTCGCCAGTGTCCCCGGACTGATCACCCGCGTCACCGACTTCGCCCACGGCGCGGCACTGGCTGCCAGCGCCAACGTCTCCGCCTCCAATGTCGGCAACGCCCTCGGCGCCTGGCTCGGCGGCCTGGCCATCACCGCGGGCCTCGGCTACACCGCCCCGCTCTACGTCGGCGCGGGCATCACCCTGACGTCCGTCGTCATCATGGCCGTCGCGGCACGCCGGGCCGGATCGACCTCCGGGGACGCACTGCGCGTGGGCCACTGA
- a CDS encoding GNAT family N-acetyltransferase, translated as MTEADIRAVSAIRVTGWKAAYAGILPRSYLDGMTVEADVRRRRQHVTRPRHGMADLVAVGAGGAVVGWACLGPCRSADTTAGTAAELYALYVQPALIGSGIGRTLLEAVHARALGHGFDQVLLWVLTGNTSARRFYERAGYVPDGAVQADDYDGVSVPELRYRRAL; from the coding sequence ATGACGGAAGCCGACATCAGGGCTGTCTCGGCGATACGAGTGACCGGCTGGAAGGCCGCGTACGCCGGGATCCTGCCTCGGTCCTACCTCGATGGCATGACGGTCGAGGCGGATGTGCGGCGGCGCCGACAGCACGTCACGAGGCCGCGGCACGGCATGGCCGACCTGGTGGCGGTCGGCGCCGGCGGAGCGGTCGTGGGCTGGGCCTGCCTCGGCCCCTGTCGCAGTGCCGACACCACCGCCGGGACCGCCGCCGAGCTGTACGCCCTGTACGTCCAGCCCGCGCTCATCGGTTCCGGTATCGGTCGCACACTGCTCGAAGCCGTGCATGCCCGTGCCCTCGGCCACGGCTTCGACCAGGTGCTGTTGTGGGTCCTCACCGGGAACACGTCGGCGCGTCGCTTCTATGAACGAGCTGGATATGTCCCCGACGGGGCGGTCCAGGCCGACGACTACGACGGTGTGTCCGTACCCGAACTCCGTTACCGGCGCGCCCTGTAG
- a CDS encoding SDR family oxidoreductase, which produces MVSAEPTYAVTGATGRLGGRIARRLAAAGIPQTLLCRTPARAPELPGATAVPGAYGNHDAVVRALRGTDRVLMVSASESPDRLDQHRTFVDAAAEAGVAHLVYISFYGAAPDATFTLARDHWHTEQHIRSSGVPFTFLRDNLYADFMPGLVGEDGAIRGPAGDGRAAVVAQDDIADAAVAVLREPGPHAGRTYDLTGPEALTLTEIAATLTEVTGRPVSYVRETVEDAYASRAGYRAPDWLLDAWVSTYTAIADGSLAEVSTAIEDLTGHPATTLAQVLRGAGAAG; this is translated from the coding sequence ATGGTTTCCGCCGAGCCCACCTACGCCGTCACCGGTGCCACCGGGCGCCTGGGCGGACGAATCGCCCGCCGCCTGGCCGCGGCGGGCATCCCGCAGACCCTCCTGTGCCGGACCCCGGCCCGCGCCCCCGAACTGCCCGGAGCGACGGCCGTACCCGGTGCGTACGGGAACCACGACGCCGTCGTACGTGCGCTGCGTGGCACCGACCGCGTCTTGATGGTCTCCGCCTCGGAGTCTCCCGACCGCCTCGACCAGCACCGCACCTTCGTCGACGCCGCGGCCGAGGCCGGCGTCGCCCACCTGGTGTACATCTCCTTCTACGGCGCCGCGCCCGACGCGACCTTCACGCTGGCTCGCGACCACTGGCACACCGAGCAGCACATCCGCTCCAGCGGCGTGCCGTTCACGTTCCTGCGTGACAACCTGTACGCCGACTTCATGCCCGGCCTGGTGGGCGAAGACGGTGCGATCCGCGGCCCCGCCGGGGACGGCCGGGCCGCCGTGGTCGCGCAGGACGACATCGCGGACGCCGCGGTCGCGGTGCTGCGTGAACCGGGCCCGCACGCCGGTCGCACCTACGACCTGACCGGCCCCGAGGCACTGACGCTCACCGAGATCGCGGCCACGCTCACCGAGGTCACCGGGCGCCCGGTCTCGTACGTGCGCGAGACGGTCGAGGACGCCTACGCCTCCCGCGCGGGCTACCGGGCTCCCGACTGGCTCCTCGACGCCTGGGTCTCCACCTACACCGCGATCGCCGATGGTTCCCTCGCCGAGGTGAGCACCGCCATCGAGGACCTGACCGGCCACCCCGCCACCACACTGGCGCAGGTGCTGCGCGGCGCGGGCGCCGCTGGCTAG
- a CDS encoding GNAT family N-acetyltransferase, whose product MVTEDGPGRATLVASVRVRDLSPRDLPACAWSGSAAHLRQVERELVRATAGEVDYLAVCTPVDLPVAIGGVDYRAHEGAGTIWQLAVLPALQSCGLGTLLIRAAEQRIAGRGLGRAELAVEEDNPRARALYERLGYVAYGRAPDAWDVEGPDGSIHRYETMCVLMRKDL is encoded by the coding sequence ATGGTCACCGAAGACGGTCCCGGCCGGGCCACCCTCGTCGCGTCCGTCCGTGTGCGCGACCTGTCGCCGCGGGATCTGCCCGCCTGCGCCTGGTCCGGCTCGGCCGCTCATCTGCGCCAGGTGGAGCGGGAGTTGGTGCGTGCCACGGCGGGCGAGGTGGACTATCTGGCCGTGTGCACCCCGGTGGATCTGCCGGTGGCGATCGGCGGTGTCGACTACCGGGCCCACGAGGGCGCCGGGACCATCTGGCAGCTCGCCGTGCTCCCGGCACTGCAGTCCTGCGGCCTGGGTACGCTGCTGATCCGCGCCGCCGAACAGCGCATCGCGGGCCGTGGGCTGGGCAGGGCCGAACTCGCCGTGGAAGAGGACAATCCGCGGGCCCGGGCCCTGTACGAGCGCCTGGGGTACGTCGCGTACGGTCGCGCCCCGGATGCCTGGGACGTGGAAGGGCCTGACGGGTCGATCCACCGGTACGAGACGATGTGCGTGCTGATGCGAAAGGACCTCTGA
- a CDS encoding zinc-binding dehydrogenase, with protein MKAFIPTGDPAEPVVLADVAEPTPRPDEALVKVEAFSVNRGETFKLEKPVAGDRPGKDIAGLVVQPAADGSGPSGITRVVGHPMSGGWAEYVAVPTSALAELPDSVSTLQGAALPLAGLTALRLLRTAGSVLGRRILLTGASGGVGHYVTELAAAAGAQVTAVTRDAERGARLVELGAADIVHDVADAQGPYDIVLESTGGQALATALARLARRGTLIWFGQAGRTPATLDFFDFFTGPESAVIRHFHYLDADTRLADDLAALVRLTAEGRLSPEIGRVADWADTATALTDLRDRRIRGKAVLTLS; from the coding sequence ATGAAAGCCTTCATACCGACCGGGGATCCCGCCGAGCCCGTCGTGCTCGCCGACGTCGCCGAGCCGACGCCCCGCCCCGACGAAGCCCTGGTGAAGGTCGAGGCGTTCTCCGTCAACCGGGGCGAGACCTTCAAGCTGGAGAAGCCCGTCGCCGGTGACCGCCCCGGCAAGGACATCGCGGGCCTGGTGGTGCAGCCGGCCGCCGACGGCAGCGGACCGTCGGGCATCACCCGGGTGGTGGGACACCCCATGTCCGGGGGCTGGGCGGAGTACGTGGCGGTGCCCACCAGCGCGCTCGCCGAACTGCCCGACAGCGTCAGCACGCTCCAGGGCGCGGCCCTGCCTCTGGCCGGGCTCACCGCACTGCGGCTGCTGCGCACGGCCGGATCCGTCCTGGGCCGGCGGATCCTGCTCACGGGCGCGTCCGGGGGAGTGGGCCACTACGTCACCGAGCTGGCGGCGGCCGCCGGGGCCCAGGTCACCGCGGTGACCCGGGACGCCGAGCGCGGCGCGCGGCTCGTCGAACTCGGCGCCGCCGACATCGTCCACGACGTCGCCGACGCCCAAGGGCCGTACGACATCGTGCTGGAGTCGACCGGCGGCCAGGCCCTCGCCACCGCTCTGGCCCGCCTCGCCCGGCGCGGCACCCTCATCTGGTTCGGGCAGGCCGGCCGCACACCGGCGACGCTCGACTTCTTCGACTTCTTCACCGGCCCCGAATCGGCCGTCATCCGGCACTTCCACTACCTCGACGCCGACACCCGCCTCGCCGACGACCTGGCCGCACTGGTCCGGCTGACCGCCGAGGGCCGGCTGAGTCCCGAGATCGGCCGGGTCGCGGACTGGGCCGACACCGCGACCGCACTCACCGACCTGCGCGACCGCCGTATCCGGGGCAAGGCCGTCCTCACGCTGTCCTGA
- a CDS encoding AMP-binding enzyme: MARNRRPTHPPRRALAPLRRRRQCGRLVVRQGGRLVVMQSGDHIGARNPSSSVRPPHMCTPVSLSGTARTAEALRTFGRAQLTPYKCPRDFVFSSSLPRTSSGKFQRGLLRGS; encoded by the coding sequence ATGGCTCGCAACCGGCGCCCGACCCACCCGCCCCGACGCGCCCTGGCACCGCTCCGGCGACGACGGCAGTGCGGTCGTCTCGTAGTACGGCAGGGCGGTCGTCTCGTAGTCATGCAGAGCGGCGACCACATCGGTGCGAGGAATCCGTCCAGCTCGGTCAGGCCGCCCCACATGTGCACGCCTGTCTCGTTGAGCGGTACCGCACGGACGGCCGAGGCACTGCGCACCTTCGGCAGGGCCCAGTTGACGCCGTACAAGTGCCCCCGCGACTTCGTCTTCAGCTCGTCGCTGCCCCGTACTTCCTCCGGGAAGTTTCAGCGTGGCCTGTTGCGCGGATCGTAG
- a CDS encoding alkyl/aryl-sulfatase, which yields MTGSEQEPMDSGLAWDDEQDFADADRGFVARLDPGVVRDADGRVVWDADAYAFLDDECPPTAHPSLWRQSRLVARQGLYEVVPGIHQVRGLDLSNITFVEGERGVVVIDPLISAEVAAAALALYREHRGERPVTGVIYTHSHIDHFGGVRGVVDPAEVAAGRVPVIAPAGFLEHAAGENVVTGTAMARRAAYMYGAALPKGPAAQIGCGLGQTTSTGSVGLIAPTVDITATGQEETVDGVRIVFQLTPGTEAPAEMNFHFPDLRVLCAAENACHTLHNVLTLRGALVRDPSAWARYLTETIRLFATDTDVVFGSHHWPTWGQDRVVRFLEEQRDAYAYLHDQSVRLINTGHTGAEIAEQLRFPPALERAWHTRGYYGSLSHNAKAVYQRYMGWFDGNPAHLWQHPPAEAAGRYVEFMGGADTVVAKARKSYEAGDLRWVAEVLSHVLFAEPGHGEARALQADTFERLGRGAECGPWRNFYLMGAAELRGGILGTPTRRAPDILAALTTEQIFRSLAVRVNGPRAAAAGRLLLRWEFIDSGEVWTLLVSNGALTATPGDAPRGERPTAVLRLARTTLDTVLAGASTFADEIAGGTVVLDGDAHALITFGSLLDAPDPDFAIVTP from the coding sequence ATGACCGGCAGCGAGCAGGAGCCCATGGACAGCGGCCTGGCCTGGGACGACGAGCAGGACTTCGCCGACGCGGACCGGGGGTTCGTCGCCCGGCTGGACCCCGGTGTGGTGCGGGACGCGGACGGCCGGGTGGTGTGGGACGCGGACGCCTACGCCTTCCTGGACGACGAGTGCCCGCCCACCGCGCATCCCTCGCTTTGGCGGCAGAGCCGGCTCGTGGCGCGCCAGGGGCTGTACGAGGTCGTGCCCGGCATCCACCAGGTGCGCGGCCTGGACCTGTCGAACATCACCTTCGTGGAGGGCGAGCGCGGTGTCGTCGTGATCGACCCGCTGATCAGCGCGGAGGTCGCCGCTGCCGCGCTCGCCCTGTACCGCGAGCACCGCGGCGAACGGCCCGTGACCGGCGTGATCTACACCCACTCCCACATCGACCACTTCGGCGGTGTGCGCGGCGTCGTCGATCCGGCCGAGGTGGCCGCCGGGCGGGTGCCGGTCATCGCGCCGGCCGGGTTCCTGGAGCACGCGGCCGGCGAGAACGTCGTCACGGGCACGGCGATGGCCCGCCGGGCGGCCTACATGTACGGGGCCGCGCTGCCCAAGGGACCGGCCGCGCAGATCGGCTGCGGGCTCGGACAGACGACGTCGACCGGCAGCGTCGGCCTGATCGCGCCCACCGTCGACATCACCGCCACCGGTCAGGAGGAGACCGTCGACGGGGTGCGGATCGTCTTCCAGCTCACCCCCGGCACCGAGGCCCCCGCCGAGATGAACTTCCACTTCCCGGACCTGCGGGTGCTGTGCGCCGCCGAGAACGCCTGCCACACCCTGCACAACGTGCTCACCCTGCGCGGGGCCCTCGTTCGCGATCCCAGCGCCTGGGCCCGGTATCTGACGGAGACGATCCGGCTGTTCGCCACGGACACGGACGTCGTCTTCGGCTCCCACCACTGGCCCACCTGGGGGCAGGACCGGGTCGTACGCTTCCTGGAGGAGCAGCGGGACGCGTACGCCTATCTGCACGACCAGTCCGTCCGGCTGATCAACACCGGGCACACGGGAGCGGAGATCGCCGAGCAACTCCGCTTTCCGCCCGCCCTCGAACGGGCCTGGCACACCCGCGGCTACTACGGCTCCCTCAGCCACAACGCCAAAGCGGTCTACCAGCGCTACATGGGCTGGTTCGACGGCAACCCGGCCCACCTGTGGCAGCATCCGCCCGCCGAAGCCGCCGGCCGGTACGTGGAGTTCATGGGCGGCGCGGACACCGTGGTCGCCAAGGCGAGGAAGTCCTACGAAGCCGGTGACCTGCGCTGGGTCGCGGAGGTGCTGAGCCACGTCCTGTTCGCCGAACCCGGCCACGGTGAGGCCCGCGCCCTGCAGGCCGACACCTTCGAACGGCTCGGCCGGGGCGCGGAGTGCGGACCCTGGCGCAACTTCTACCTGATGGGCGCGGCCGAACTGCGCGGCGGCATCCTCGGCACGCCGACCCGCCGGGCCCCGGACATCCTGGCAGCCCTGACGACCGAGCAGATCTTCCGGTCCCTGGCCGTACGCGTCAACGGCCCGCGCGCGGCCGCGGCCGGACGGCTGCTGCTGCGCTGGGAGTTCATCGACAGCGGCGAGGTGTGGACCCTGCTTGTGTCCAACGGCGCGCTGACGGCGACACCCGGTGACGCCCCGCGCGGTGAACGGCCCACCGCCGTGCTGCGGCTGGCCCGCACCACGCTCGACACCGTGCTGGCCGGCGCTTCCACCTTCGCCGACGAGATCGCGGGCGGCACGGTGGTCCTCGACGGCGACGCGCATGCCCTGATCACGTTCGGATCGCTGCTGGACGCCCCGGATCCGGACTTCGCGATCGTCACCCCGTGA
- a CDS encoding MFS transporter has translation MTRPLPRGGTFLLASIAGTAIANNYTIQPELTAVAADLGVPLAVIGLVPTAALTGCMAGFALLLPLTDHLAPHRLVGAQLTALAAALALAAAAPGAGVLLAAYLLIGATASVAAQASNIAGRHAPTGRRGTGVATVAAGMSAGILLGRLAGGALTGVLGWRGMLLVFAALALLGAIAAAALLPRQRPHSDRGYRAALATLPPLLRQFPELRRAVAMGGLWYFAFNLIWVALALALAQPPHSLSPGAIGLYSLAGLLGFAALPLTGRLADRYAPATVRTACVLAAAAGTALLATGLDSPPVTAFGLAVFDAGCFAAQAANQSRIIALAPARSGSLSSVYLVLYFTSGAVGTAVTAPLLNTLGWQGIGLTATTALLLAAALGSRSPAGR, from the coding sequence GTGACCCGTCCGCTCCCCCGCGGCGGCACGTTTCTGCTCGCCTCCATAGCCGGGACGGCGATCGCCAACAACTACACCATCCAGCCCGAACTCACCGCGGTCGCCGCCGACCTGGGCGTGCCGCTCGCCGTGATCGGACTCGTCCCGACCGCGGCGCTCACCGGCTGCATGGCCGGCTTCGCCCTCCTGCTGCCCCTCACCGACCACCTCGCCCCCCACCGCCTGGTCGGCGCGCAGCTCACCGCGCTGGCCGCCGCCCTCGCCCTCGCCGCGGCCGCACCCGGCGCGGGCGTGCTCCTGGCCGCGTATCTCCTCATCGGCGCGACCGCCAGTGTCGCGGCCCAGGCGAGCAACATCGCCGGTCGCCATGCCCCGACAGGGCGTCGGGGAACGGGAGTCGCCACGGTGGCCGCCGGCATGTCGGCCGGCATCCTGCTCGGCCGGCTCGCGGGCGGAGCGCTCACCGGTGTCCTCGGCTGGCGGGGCATGCTCCTCGTGTTCGCCGCCCTGGCCCTGCTCGGCGCGATCGCCGCCGCCGCGCTCCTGCCCCGGCAGCGCCCGCACTCCGACCGCGGGTACCGGGCGGCTCTGGCCACACTCCCGCCGCTGCTGCGCCAGTTCCCGGAGCTGCGCCGCGCGGTGGCCATGGGCGGGCTGTGGTACTTCGCCTTCAATCTGATCTGGGTCGCCCTCGCCCTCGCCCTCGCTCAGCCGCCCCACTCGCTCAGCCCGGGTGCCATCGGCCTGTACAGCCTCGCCGGGCTCCTCGGCTTCGCGGCGCTCCCGCTCACCGGGCGCCTCGCCGACCGGTACGCCCCGGCGACGGTGCGCACCGCCTGCGTACTGGCCGCCGCGGCCGGCACCGCGCTGCTCGCGACCGGCCTCGACAGCCCGCCCGTGACCGCATTCGGGCTCGCCGTCTTCGACGCCGGTTGCTTCGCCGCCCAGGCTGCCAACCAGAGCCGGATCATCGCCCTCGCCCCCGCACGTTCCGGCAGCCTCAGCAGCGTCTACCTCGTGCTGTACTTCACCAGCGGCGCCGTCGGCACCGCCGTGACCGCACCACTTCTGAACACCCTCGGCTGGCAGGGCATCGGCCTCACCGCGACCACCGCACTGCTCCTCGCGGCCGCCCTCGGCAGCCGGTCGCCGGCCGGCCGCTGA